A genomic region of Colletotrichum destructivum chromosome 5, complete sequence contains the following coding sequences:
- a CDS encoding Putative ferric reductase transmembrane component-like domain-containing protein yields MFEKMEVNHETYGYVQPFPFSLLRFVPLPALLVSKIHAVFIDPPLLGRRHKVPYFNLLIMPTRDQTILIAYLVIINVVSSGIGYDSAQPNAWWVNDRDQELLTSFSNRMGVLSFANLPLLILYAGRKNFLYWLTGFTQSTLMLLHRWTAYFCTIQTCLHSAAWIQIYVSINRHDIEAQLSYWIWVIIATLAMSFLLPASAIPFREKLYELFLAVHITLGILAVVGSCLHIVYRFQHQWGYEVWMYICFGVWGFDRLVRMLRMARNGLLWANINIIDDDYLQIDIIDAVGKGLAYLYFPASSWRPWESHPFSILRSRVNFISTGRETSPVNAESRVGLSFLVRSFSGTTKLLRSHSRLPVFVEAGYLPHHNLEKFETLVCIA; encoded by the exons ATGTTCGAAAAGATGGAGGTTAACCATGAGACATACGGGTAT GTGCAGCCGTTCCCATTTTCACTGCTTCGGTTTGTCCCGTTGCCTGCGTTGCTAGTATCTAAGATCCATGCTGTTTTCATCGACCCCCCCCTGTTGGGTCGTCGACACAAAGTTCCTTACTTCAACCTGTTGATAATGCCAACGCGCGATCAGACGATCCTCATCGCTTACTTAGTGATCATCAATGTTGTTTCAAGCGGCATTGGTTACGACTCAGCTCAACCCAATGCTTGGTGGGTTAACGACAGAGACCAGGAACTTCTGACGTCTTTTAGCAACCGTATGGGTGTACTAAGCTTCGCAAACTTACCTTTGCTTATTCTTTACGCCGGGAGAAAAAATTTCCTGTATTGGTTGACCGGCTTCACCCAATCGACTCTCATGCTACTGCATCGATGGACAGCGTACTTTTGCACCATCCAGACATGTCTGCACTCGGCTGCGTGGATCCAAATCTACGTCAGCATAAACCGGCACGACATTGAAGCTCAGTTGTCTTACTGGATTTGGGTAATCATTGCCACCCTTGCTATGAGCTTCTTGCTGCCTGCCTCAGCAATCCCGTTCCGGGAGAAGTTGTATGAACTCTTTTTGGCCGTGCACATCACTCTCGGCATACTTGCGGTTGTTGGCTCCTGCCTGCATATCGTCTACAGGTTCCAGCATCAGTGGGGCTACGAAGTATGGATGTATATCTGCTTCGGTGTCTGGGGTTTCGACCGGCTTGTACGCATGCTTAGGATGGCCAGAAATGGTTTGTTGTGGGCAAATATCAACATTATCGACGATGATTATCTGCAGATCGACATTATCGATGCAGTGGGAAAGGGCCTCGCTTACCTATACTTCCCTGCATCGTCATGGCGCCCATGGGAAAGCCATCCTTTCTCGATCCTGAGGTCCAGGGTGAACTTTATTTCGACTGG CAGAGAGACTTCACCCGTCAACGCTGAATCCCGTGTCGGGTTGTCCTTTCTCGTTCGATCTTTCTCTGGCACCACGAAGTTGCTCCGTTCACATAGCCGCCTCCCAGTATTCGTTGAGGCCGGTTATCTTCCACATCACAACTTGGAAAAATTCGAGACGCTAGTCTGTATCGCTTAG
- a CDS encoding Putative acyltransferase 3 domain-containing protein, with protein MKGHRNWHQFIECLKPTFARTQTPNEGLEPLEARPSNRSDTAYLDGLRGIAAFIVFILHLWMPFDRTTVLGFGPGLSYGIFNLPILRVVRSGKAMVRIFFVISGYVLTLSPARHYLDSSGEHYNKLGKALIKRPFRLFLPPIATTLLAMLLFRLGAFQTAEEMEALPAHLPAQTILLRKTFFDQLVDWAGFVAHKLTNPWGWVEDLFVDPDASYYGAHLWTIQTEFRCSIITLTTLQSLFVLRSISMRYFLSCSLILFCVVWLRWDVALFLAGMTLCLLDVERNARTIDRNYLGDTARITDSAHLRPSRENSRSRFWYEFAPWGLLVLGLWAVSYPDEKAGRALGFGLASKLCDSVDFWQSVGALAVVWSVGRLRPLKGMLSTKWLQYLGALSYSLYLVHYPFLETVGWRLTQLLREYFSSAAVQAGVGRSLGILAGNVIAFIFSTLTLLWASDYTWRALDKPCLRLLRWLDSVL; from the coding sequence ATGAAAGGGCATAGAAATTGGCATCAGTTCATCGAGTGTCTGAAACCTACATTCGCTCGCACTCAGACGCCCAATGAAGGGCTCGAGCCACTCGAAGCCCGGCCCAGCAACCGCTCCGACACCGCCTACTTGGACGGACTGCGAGGCATCGCTGCCTTCATAGTCTTCATCCTCCATCTCTGGATGCCGTTCGATCGTACGACAGTACTCGGTTTCGGACCCGGCCTCAGCTATGGCATCTTCAACCTGCCCATCCTGCGAGTCGTGCGCTCCGGCAAGGCGATGGTGcgcatcttcttcgtcatctcAGGGTACGTCCTGACATTGTCCCCGGCGAGGCATTACTTGGACAGTTCCGGAGAGCACTATAACAAGCTGGGGAAAGCCCTCATCAAGAGACCGTTTCGCCTCTTCTTGCCGCCCATCGCGACGACCCTCCTCGCCATGCTCCTCTTCCGACTCGGGGCGTTCCAAACAGCCGAGGAAATGGAGGCGCTGCCCGCTCACCTCCCCGCCCAGACAATCCTTCTCCGAAAAACCTTCTTTGATCAGCTTGTAGACTGGGCGGGATTTGTCGCGCACAAGCTCACCAACCCGTGGGGTTGGGTCGAAGATCTCTTCGTCGATCCTGATGCGTCCTACTACGGGGCGCACCTATGGACGATTCAGACCGAGTTTCGCTGCTCCATCATCACTCTCACCACACTGCAGAGCCTTTTCGTCCTACGTTCCATCTCCATGCGCTATTTTCTGTCATGTAGTCTGATCTTGTTCTGCGTGGTCTGGTTGCGCTGGGATGTAGCGCTCTTCCTGGCGGGCATGACTCTATGTCTATTGGATGTCGAGCGAAATGCGAGGACAATCGACAGAAACTATCTCGGTGACACCGCACGCATCACCGACTCGGCGCATCTTAGGCCCTCTCGCGAAAACAGTCGATCGCGCTTTTGGTACGAGTTTGCACCATGGGGCCTCCTCGTGCTCGGCTTGTGGGCGGTGTCCTACCCCGACGAAAAGGCAGGCAGAGCCCTTGGGTTCGGGCTCGCCAGCAAGCTTTGCGACAGTGTCGACTTTTGGCAGTCCGTTGGCGCCCTGGCTGTCGTCTGGTCTGTCGGACGGCTGCGTCCGCTGAAGGGGATGTTGAGCACAAAGTGGCTACAATATCTCGGCGCACTGTCGTATTCACTTTACCTTGTACACTATCCCTTCTTAGAGACGGTGGGTTGGAGGTTAACACAACTCCTGCGCGAGTACTTTTCTTCTGCAGCGGTTCAGGCCGGAGTGGGTCGTTCACTTGGGATTTTGGCGGGAAACGTCATTGCTTTCATCTTCTCGACTTTGACGCTCTTGTGGGCTTCTGACTACACATGGAGGGCGCTGGATAAACCTTGTCTCAGATTGTTGAGGTGGCTTGATTCCGTGTTATGA
- a CDS encoding Putative MFS transporter superfamily: MGSFEKRVVNELNTTSGLPIPGPFLATLGFSQSELSTVLLAGPLAGLIVPPIVGALSNGNRYSFILYGSLGVLLSLPCLAWADGIGVTLGNLFPRKSDAPILVSKGMAVVAAYVLNVSMQPLHINLRASLMEYCPPHQQTVASLWITRFSAFGSVFGTSIAYFASPSFKLLAASSCCVLGAALILHGIETRRQRTVLTPLQRREVTKESLASAVSKFGRLFKLAVRLPNVTRRVCRTQMFAWFARYHNPVSTSSNRRRKMPFLGADSSFIDLINISGHGGHYNAEAESKRAGAGVALVFHAAALSMTLILHSICDTPTQASTSLDRRTSKTVVEGGSESERLNCEEIETQLFRLWSLSLCIGAAAMFGVWFVGDVGNIAALILGLMGVVFSVANWVPYALIAIDVSVMHERKSSVEYADDSRRNEPQLDHITAVLAVHNGAICIPQILSSGTTSLAFWIMKYFHLKAAVSWMFLIIVPSLLLAAWDRETLGLRKR; encoded by the exons ATGGGTTCCTTCGAAAAGAGAGTTGTCAACGAGCTCAATACTACGTCTGGCCTGCCCATACCTGGG CCTTTCCTCGCCACACTCGGATTTAGTCAGAGTGAGCTATCGACCGTCCTACTGGCAGGCCCACTGGCAGGCCTTATTGTCCCTCCCATCGTAGGGGCCCTCAGCAACGGCAATCGCTACTCCTTCATTCTCTATGGATCTCTAGGTGTGCTGCTATCACTGCCCTGCCTGGCATGGGCAGATGGAATAGGTGTCACTCTGGGAAACCTGTTTCCTCGCAAATCAGATGCCCCAATTCTTGTCAGCAAAGGGATGGCTGTGGTCGCTGCCTATGTACTGAATGTGTCGATGCAGCCTCTCCATATCAACCTACGCGCGTCGTTGATGGAATACTGTCCGCCTCACCAGCAAACGGTTGCTAGTCTCTGGATCACACGCTTCTCAGCATTCGGTTCCGTATTTGGTACGAGCATCGCCTACTTCGCGTCGCCATCCTTCAAGCTTCTCGCAGCAAGTTCGTGCTGCGTTCTTGGGGCCGCACTGATTCTCCATGGCATCGAGACAAGACGCCAGAGGACAGTATTAACGCCGTTGCAACGACGGGAAGTGACAAAAGAGTCCCTCGCTTCAGCCGTTTCTAAGTTCGGACGTCTTTTCAAGTTGGCTGTCAGACTTCCCAACGTGACCCGACGAGTGTGTCGCACCCAGATGTTCGCCTGGTTTG CGAGGTATCACAATCCTGTAAGTACCTCGTCAAAtcgaagaagaaaaatgcCCTTCCTGGGAGCTGACAGCAGTTTTATAGACCTGATAAACATTAGTGGCCACGGGGGGCACTACAACGCAGAAGCGGAATCTAAAAGGGCGGGTGCTGGCGTAGCTCTCGTGTTTCATGCAGCGGCTCTCTCAATGACACTTATCTTACACAGTATCTGCGACACGCCAACGCAAGCCTCGACAAGTCTAGACCGCCGTACTAGTAAAACGGTCGTTGAAGGGGGTTCCGAAAGCGAAAGATTGAACTGCGAAGAGATTGAGACTCAGTTGTTCCGTCTCTGGTCTTTGTCTCTTTGCATTGGCGCGGCGGCCATGTTTGGCGTTTGGttcgtcggcgacgttggcAATATCGCTGCGCTGATCCTCGGCCTCATGGGTGTCGTGTTTTCAGTGGCCAACTGGGTTCCCTATGCTCTCATAGCGATCGACGTCTCGGTCATGCACGAGAGAAAGAGCTCCGTTGAGTATGCGGATGATTCCCGACGAAACGAGCCACAACTCGACCACATAACTGCTGTATTGGCGGTCCATAACGGCGCAATTTGTATACCACAGATTCTGTCATCGGGTACAACATCACTTGCGTTCTGGATCATGAAGTACTTTCATCTAAAGGCGGCGGTCTCATGGATGTTCTTGATTATCGTGCCTTCTTTGTTGCTGGCTGCTTGGGACCGGGAGACTCTGGGTCTGAGAAAGAGGTAA
- a CDS encoding Putative mycotoxin biosynthesis protein UstYa: MSHRSSVAEDVPFLDGDSSTSTKEGLQNALVPERRNRWRVCSMWLLHLLMIFTNTVFFAANVMNSSIRAHGAEYSQNTLIKPNYAEPQDAPIEVNTVRWGLPIGKRTNFTSFDPEVADAAWATRGISHHQGWLKVSTEELASIQETSVEFKSGGHLVGMDVFHQLHCLNYLRKKLDGYKEGYPDIPEDEQIPPRFHIAHCIDSIRLSLECHSDLSLITQKWVDGWLEPWPVWQNQHVCRNFSRIREWAHVKQPNVAGQIIHPGMGVVSSGHLNLSALPIYREDHDDI, encoded by the exons ATGTCTCATCGTTCGTCGGTAGCAGAGGATGTTCCTTTCCTTGATGGTGActcttcgacttcgacgaAGGAAGGACTCCAAAATGCTCTAGTTCCTGAACGCAGAAACCGCTGGCGGGTTTGCTCGATGTGGCTTCTTCACCTCTTGATGATCTTCACCAATACCGTATTCTTTGCGGCAAACGTCATGAACTCCTCAATAAGGGCTCACGGCGCGGAATACAGTCAGAACACGTTGATCAAGCCGAACTACGCTG AACCTCAAGATGCGCCGATTGAGGTGAATACGGTACGCTGGGGTCTTCCCATCGGGAAACGAACCAATTTTACTAGCTTCGACCCAGAAGTGGCAGACGCCGCCTGGGCAACCCGCGGCATCAGCCATCATC AGGGATGGTTGAAAGTGTCCACAGAAGAACTCGCCTCCATCCAAGAGACTTCGGTCGAGTTCAAAAGCGGAGGTCACCTTGTGGGCATGGACGTGTTCCATCAACTTCACTGTCTTAACTACTTGCGCAAAAAGCTGGATGGGTACAAGGAAGGGTACCCTGATATTCCCGAAGACGAACAGATCCCCCCACGCTTTCACATCG CTCACTGTATTGATTCCATTCGCCTGTCCTTGGAGTGTCATTCCGACCTCTCGCTCATCACCCAGAAATGGGTCGACGGATGGCTTGAGCCTTGGCCTGTCTGGCAAAACCAACACGTCTGCCGTAACTTCTCGCGTATCCGAGAATGGGCTCATGTTAAGCAGCCAAACGTTGCAGGGCAAATCATTCATCCGGGAATGGGAGTTGTTTCGTCTGGGCACTTAAACTTGTCGGCACTTCCAATCTACCGCGAGGACCACGATGACATATAG
- a CDS encoding Putative mycotoxin biosynthesis protein UstYa, whose translation MSASRAASDQGRATRSQWFIGLVVFLFVCSLWAFHNRWDRPFTSSPIDLPEIPYTFTQHLDLLPFDQATQERWNAMIHQNWWDMKWTDTSSGEVVTRGVDMLHKIHCLIALREEFTTLTNDPNRYLKFQAEDHSSLEMRLHLGHCFDFLRQDILCAADDTLEPLGVGYTETDGISVVHQCHDWHVITRHAKMAGNIGEGL comes from the exons ATGTCTGCCTCAAGAGCCGCTTCAGACCAAGGCAGGGCGACGCGTAGCCAGTGGTTTATTGGGCTTGTCGTATTTCTTTTTGTCTGTTCCTTATGGGCATTCCACAATCGCTGGGACCGCCCGTTCACGTCATCGCCCATCGATCTGCCTGAGATCCCATACACCTTCACTCAGCATTTGGACCTCCTACCCTTCGATCAAGCAACACAAGAGAGATGGAATGCTATGATCCATCAAAACTGGTGGGATATGAAATGGACAGACACGAGTTCAGGAGAAGTAGTCACCCGTGGGGTCGACATGCTCCATAAGATTCATTGCCTGATTGCCCTACGGGAAGAGTTCACCACGCTCACCAATGACCCGAACCGCTACTTGAAGTTCCAGGCTGAGGACCACAGTTCTCTTGAAATGCGCCTCCACCTGGGCCACTGCTTCGACTTTCTACGACAG GACATTCTTTGTGCCGCCGACGATACTCTTGAACCTCTGGGTGTCGGCTACACAGAAACGGATGGTATTAGTGTTGTTCACCAATGCCACGATTGGCATGTCATCACGAGACACGCCAAGATGGCTGGGAACATTGGCGAGGGGTTGTAG
- a CDS encoding Putative peptidase G1, concanavalin A-like lectin/glucanase domain superfamily — protein sequence MTFLRVSLAALILVIMIFISYFDWVATPTPKPNTGVASQSATETARPSEPPRKKKIRYSKNWSGAVNTEPPSGYFAAAGMRFTVPKTLRPDIVKGNSDYYAASAWVGIDGLTHGTALLQTGVTIEVNKTNSEEVTYVPWYEWWPNIAMRLDIPIGGGDEIEVEVVMFNATSGKILLWNRSKGDWVARALQAPRPDAKLAGRSVEWIVEDFALSEGGNVPFGDFGVIELRDCKAHTSTDKVVGPDPSQPFYIRQDNLTRTNTSVEGQSVSIQYLTTTKF from the coding sequence ATGACTTTTTTACGCGTCAGTCTGGCAGCATTGATTCTGGTTATCATGATATTTATTTCCTATTTTGATTGGGTTGCCACTCCTACTCCCAAACCAAACACCGGCGTAGCCTCGCAGTCAGCAACCGAAACCGCTAGGCCCAGCGAGCCACcgaggaaaaaaaagatcCGCTATAGCAAGAACTGGTCCGGCGCTGTTAACACCGAGCCTCCATCGGGTTATTTCGCTGCAGCCGGAATGAGGTTTACTGTCCCCAAAACACTCCGTCCTGACATCGTCAAGGGAAACTCAGACTACTACGCCGCCAGTGCCTGGGTCGGGATAGACGGTCTTACCCATGGCACCGCTCTCTTACAGACGGGGGTAACCATAGAGGTCAACAAGACAAATTCTGAGGAGGTGACCTACGTTCCGTGGTACGAGTGGTGGCCCAACATTGCGATGCGGCTGGACATACCTATTGGAGGAGGTGACGAGATCGAAGTTGAGGTTGTCATGTTCAACGCCACCTCTGGAAAGATCCTATTATGGAATAGATCGAAGGGAGACTGGGTGGCTCGGGCCCTACAAGCACCTCGACCAGACGCCAAGTTGGCAGGCCGCAGCGTCGAATGGATCGTGGAAGATTTCGCCCTCAGCGAGGGTGGAAACGTTCCGTTTGGGGATTTTGGGGTCATTGAGCTCAGGGATTGCAAGGCACACACCAGCACGGACAAGGTGGTAGGACCTGATCCGAGCCAACCTTTTTACATAAGGCAGGATAACTTGACGCGGACAAACACGTCTGTTGAAGGTCAATCGGTCTCTATCCAGTATCTCACCACAACGAAATTTTGA
- a CDS encoding Putative mycotoxin biosynthesis protein UstYa — protein sequence MTATTLLAITKQSLDFSPVSFFCFFECFLTLRNTMRVFSDWYSKGRATPSSNGRAHLSSGAKLAHKSCGSCLLWLVGFSLAVITVFQCALAWKILSRLSPSESLGEVNELFPSVGVKVVRFVEKEDFNALNMSDPEWERAMPRGGGFVKASDLSKKGATLPRPILIRGQSVYNVAVFHQLHCLHALGEEFNNLISAARDDHSTVVTDDQLEHISHCLAYLKQSLECCSDTAFEGQSSITDLPSTSGFGSYHVCRDFDRVVALSEQQRATEMSGYGQGKGHNH from the exons ATGACAGCCACGACACTCCTTGCCATAACCAAGCAGTCACTTGATTTCTCCCCGGTTTCattcttctgcttcttcgaGTGCTTCCTGACATTACGTAACACAATGAGGGTTTTCTCTGATTGGTACAGCAAGGGGAGGGCAACGCCTTCTTCCAATGGGAGAGCGCATCTGAGCTCAGGGGCCAAGCTGGCTCACAAGAGTTGTGGCTCTTGTCTCTTGTGGCTCGTAGGATTCAGCCTAGCTGTGATCACAGTATTCCAGTGCGCTCTAGCATGGAAAATTCTATCGCGGCTTAGCCCTTCTGAGTCACTTGGGGAAGTGAACGAGCTCTTCCCTTCAG TTGGCGTCAAGGTTGTGCGCTTCGTCGAAAAAGAGGATTTCAACGCCTTGAACATGTCAGATCCTGAATGGGAACGGGCTATGCCTC gcggcggcggattTGTCAAGGCCTCCGACTTGAGTAAAAAGGGAGCCACTCTGCCGCGTCCCATCCTGATCAGAGGGCAAAGCGTGTATAATGTTGCTGTATTCCACCAACTTCACTGCTTGCATGCACTGGGGGAAGAGTTCAACAATCTCATATCGGCCGCTCGAGATGATCACTCGACTGTGGTGACTGACGATCAACTTGAGCATATCTCCCACTGCCTAGCCTATCTCAAGCAGTCACTCGAATGTTGCTCAG ATACTGCATTCGAGGGGCAATCTAGTATAACAGACCTTCCATCCACTAGTGGGTTTGGCTCCTACCATGTTTGCCGCGATTTCGACCGAGTTGTAGCGCTCAGTGAACAACAACGTGCAACGGAAATGTCAGGATACGGACAAGGGAAGGGACACAACCATTGA